The following are encoded together in the bacterium genome:
- a CDS encoding nodulation protein NfeD — protein MKRFPAVISLWLILVGSVLLAGSDSTESPTSATVASVATAGSVGTTTAVVAKPPIVVVLTVSDTINPATSAYIKRGIDKAAKRGAECVIIMLDTPGGGLGPTKDIIKHILASSVPVVVFVAPQGAHAASAGSIILLASHVAAMSPGTNMGAAHPVAGGGQKMDKTMAAKVENDLAAYARSLAEKRGRDLKWAEESIRQSKSITESEALKKNMIDIVAENLGDLMQKLDGRKVRLDTPKTVVLHTKGAVAERFEPSWRDRVLSTIANPNIAYILLMIGIYGIMFELMHPGAIYPGVIGVICLITAFFAFQMLPVNYAGLILILIGIGLFIAEVKVVSYGMLTVGGIVCLVLGSTMLISEPQTGLHISLTYILPVALFTAGLVVFLATLAFRAHRRKPSTGAKGLIGAVGTVKVAITPQAEGKVFVEGELWNASADEALELGTSVKVVSVQGLKVKVEKA, from the coding sequence ATGAAGAGATTTCCAGCAGTTATATCATTATGGTTAATTCTAGTCGGTAGCGTTCTTTTGGCCGGCTCCGACAGCACCGAGTCGCCTACCAGCGCCACGGTCGCGTCGGTTGCGACAGCCGGGTCTGTCGGGACGACCACGGCGGTAGTGGCTAAACCACCCATTGTGGTTGTTCTCACCGTGTCGGACACGATCAATCCCGCCACATCTGCTTACATCAAGAGGGGGATCGACAAGGCGGCAAAGCGAGGCGCCGAATGCGTCATCATCATGCTGGATACGCCCGGTGGCGGTCTCGGCCCGACAAAGGACATCATTAAGCATATCTTGGCAAGCAGCGTGCCCGTAGTTGTCTTCGTGGCACCTCAAGGAGCTCATGCAGCGTCGGCAGGCAGCATAATCCTTCTCGCCTCGCACGTCGCAGCTATGAGCCCAGGCACAAACATGGGAGCCGCGCATCCTGTTGCAGGCGGCGGCCAGAAGATGGACAAAACTATGGCCGCGAAGGTTGAGAACGATCTCGCCGCCTACGCTAGAAGCCTCGCCGAGAAGAGGGGCAGGGACCTCAAGTGGGCAGAGGAATCGATCAGGCAATCCAAGTCGATAACTGAGAGCGAGGCGCTGAAGAAGAACATGATCGACATCGTTGCCGAGAATCTTGGGGACCTGATGCAGAAGTTGGACGGTCGCAAGGTGAGGCTGGACACGCCCAAGACGGTCGTTCTACACACAAAAGGCGCTGTGGCGGAGCGCTTCGAGCCTTCCTGGCGGGACAGAGTGCTCAGCACCATCGCGAATCCCAACATCGCCTATATCCTGCTGATGATTGGCATTTACGGCATCATGTTCGAGCTGATGCATCCCGGGGCGATATACCCCGGTGTGATTGGCGTGATCTGTCTCATCACTGCCTTCTTCGCGTTTCAGATGCTGCCGGTCAACTACGCTGGCCTGATACTAATCCTCATTGGAATCGGATTGTTCATAGCGGAGGTCAAGGTTGTGAGCTATGGTATGCTTACTGTCGGGGGAATCGTCTGTCTGGTTCTAGGCTCGACCATGCTAATCTCGGAGCCACAGACAGGCCTGCATATCTCTCTGACATATATACTCCCGGTTGCGCTCTTCACCGCTGGCCTTGTCGTTTTTCTCGCCACGCTAGCTTTCAGGGCGCACAGGCGGAAACCATCCACAGGTGCAAAGGGCCTTATTGGCGCCGTCGGAACTGTGAAGGTCGCGATCACACCCCAAGCGGAGGGCAAGGTCTTCGTTGAAGGTGAACTCTGGAACGCTTCTGCCGACGAGGCGTTGGAGCTCGGAACGTCCGTGAAGGTCGTCTCGGTTCAGGGACTGAAAGTCAAGGTCGAAAAGGCTTAA
- a CDS encoding DUF4139 domain-containing protein → MANDAERLRRPFRLLLLGLVAIVLVSATTDAETLQTVNSTAKDREAVRLTIYDDRALVSETRRVELPKGRSILVFADVPGTIDATSVQLLSMGREQSFSVVEQNYKKAGITTDSLLRDSIGKDVVLIEKERRTKGRLLAPGIYEIEGQVLIGYQGSVLLPGVPKGLSERPVLSCVIEARNRGKHTVELTYLASGISWKGFYTATISEDESSMSLRGLISIANWSGSSYQDARVSVVAGSVNLSRDEVPRPEMQALKMAGSPMPGAQIAPQQAFEYHVYALPGPVTLERDQQKQVGFISADRCRLSKRYQFDWSYNSGRAEPERESAKIVLRIENNEASGLGMPLPQGKVRVCQRLKGLLLLIGEDSIGNVPQGERFELQVGKAFDVVAEQKRTSSHSLGREGEEASFSVSVSNRKEKAITVIVGERIPGDWKMLESSADYERVTANRVEFKLDVGANEEKTIQFSVRVSRRY, encoded by the coding sequence ATGGCAAACGACGCCGAACGCCTGCGCAGGCCGTTTAGGCTATTACTCTTAGGCCTCGTCGCAATCGTGCTTGTTTCTGCCACGACGGATGCCGAGACGCTGCAAACCGTCAACTCCACCGCCAAAGACAGGGAAGCGGTAAGACTCACCATTTATGACGACCGGGCGCTTGTGTCCGAGACGAGGCGGGTTGAGCTGCCGAAGGGGAGGTCGATTTTGGTCTTTGCGGACGTGCCGGGCACCATCGACGCGACTTCGGTTCAGCTTCTGTCGATGGGGCGCGAGCAGTCGTTCAGTGTCGTTGAGCAGAACTACAAGAAGGCCGGCATAACCACTGATAGTCTGTTAAGAGACTCGATTGGCAAGGATGTCGTTCTGATAGAGAAGGAGCGGAGGACCAAGGGACGGCTGCTAGCGCCTGGGATATATGAGATCGAGGGCCAAGTGCTCATCGGTTATCAGGGCTCTGTGCTTCTGCCGGGAGTTCCCAAAGGCCTTTCTGAGAGGCCGGTGCTCTCGTGTGTTATTGAGGCGAGGAATCGGGGGAAGCACACGGTAGAGCTAACCTATCTTGCGTCCGGCATATCCTGGAAAGGTTTTTACACGGCGACGATCAGCGAGGACGAGAGTTCGATGTCGCTGCGAGGACTGATTTCCATCGCGAACTGGAGTGGCTCCTCGTATCAGGATGCGAGGGTTAGCGTTGTAGCTGGTTCTGTGAATCTGAGCCGGGACGAGGTCCCTCGGCCGGAGATGCAGGCGCTGAAGATGGCAGGGTCCCCCATGCCAGGCGCTCAGATCGCTCCGCAGCAGGCATTCGAGTACCACGTCTATGCCCTTCCAGGGCCAGTAACGCTCGAGCGCGACCAGCAGAAGCAGGTCGGATTCATCTCAGCCGATCGATGTCGATTATCAAAGAGATACCAGTTTGATTGGTCCTATAATTCTGGCCGCGCTGAGCCTGAGAGGGAATCGGCCAAGATCGTCTTGCGAATCGAGAACAATGAGGCATCCGGGCTGGGCATGCCTCTTCCGCAAGGCAAGGTTAGGGTGTGTCAAAGATTGAAAGGGCTGCTGCTCCTCATTGGTGAGGATAGTATCGGCAACGTGCCCCAAGGGGAGAGGTTCGAGCTTCAAGTCGGCAAAGCGTTTGATGTGGTGGCCGAGCAGAAACGGACAAGTTCTCACTCTCTTGGCCGAGAGGGCGAGGAGGCCTCGTTCTCGGTTTCTGTCTCCAACCGCAAGGAGAAGGCGATCACGGTAATCGTCGGAGAGAGAATACCGGGAGACTGGAAGATGCTCGAATCGAGCGCCGATTATGAGCGGGTAACAGCCAACCGAGTCGAGTTCAAGCTCGATGTCGGAGCCAATGAGGAGAAGACGATACAGTTCTCAGTTAGGGTTAGTAGGCGCTATTGA
- a CDS encoding GAF domain-containing sensor histidine kinase, translating to MTAKGQTREDEELRQLRKEVARLEELIEINQRLHSCLGVDGVLQTIVDVATRSLEAERSTLYVIDDAEGEVWSRVAQGDDVGAIRLKIGEGIAGHVAKTGETVRIPDVHTDERFNPRVDAETGFITRSMLCMPLELSDGKRVGVLQVLNKRDGAFTEEDVKHLAVLSVQAALALQNAQYIARLSSLSEQNRRLVEMLEQRLQDLQDRKMVSMKHLARGIAHEVNNELAKVKGGAESLPEDIGELRKMAAALLRGDEVDTDELRYLLEEGIRLSVDGILEGTGGIEEIVRRIRNFVRLDQEPVQFTNLNSDIEMVIKMCSTDIEDADVSVKTRPGELPDVECRPREINMLLRELLWNAIYYASEGKAKDVPRLVLIKTSVAGDKESVTASFLDNGRGIPKQLREHIFDLFYTTKPEGFGTGLGLSECYAIAMRNGGSLVVEDTGPEESQFSTKITLRLPVRVR from the coding sequence ATGACCGCTAAAGGCCAAACTAGAGAAGACGAAGAGCTGAGGCAACTGCGCAAGGAAGTGGCACGGCTGGAGGAGCTGATTGAGATCAACCAGCGGCTTCACAGCTGTCTCGGCGTTGATGGAGTTCTTCAGACCATTGTCGATGTTGCGACGCGCTCACTTGAGGCAGAGCGAAGCACGCTTTACGTGATAGACGACGCAGAGGGCGAGGTATGGTCCCGCGTCGCTCAGGGCGATGACGTTGGTGCGATCAGGCTCAAGATAGGAGAGGGAATAGCAGGCCATGTTGCCAAGACCGGGGAGACCGTTCGGATTCCCGACGTGCACACTGACGAGCGGTTCAACCCGAGGGTTGACGCGGAGACAGGGTTCATAACGCGCTCGATGCTCTGCATGCCGCTTGAGCTGTCAGATGGCAAGCGAGTGGGCGTGCTTCAGGTCCTAAACAAGAGGGACGGGGCCTTCACTGAGGAGGATGTGAAGCATCTTGCGGTTTTGAGTGTTCAGGCCGCGCTCGCGCTTCAGAACGCGCAGTATATCGCGCGGCTTTCATCGCTTTCTGAGCAGAACAGGCGGCTGGTCGAGATGTTGGAGCAGCGCTTGCAGGACCTTCAGGACCGCAAGATGGTTTCTATGAAGCATCTTGCGAGGGGCATTGCGCACGAGGTGAACAACGAGCTCGCCAAGGTCAAGGGTGGGGCGGAGTCCTTGCCTGAGGACATCGGTGAGCTTCGAAAGATGGCGGCAGCACTCCTTCGAGGCGACGAGGTTGACACAGACGAGCTACGTTATCTCCTGGAAGAGGGCATTCGGCTGTCTGTTGACGGCATCCTCGAGGGCACGGGCGGTATCGAGGAGATAGTGCGGAGGATACGTAATTTCGTGAGACTGGACCAGGAGCCGGTTCAATTCACCAACCTCAACAGCGACATTGAAATGGTCATCAAAATGTGCTCAACCGACATTGAGGATGCTGATGTTTCGGTCAAGACCCGGCCCGGCGAGCTGCCCGACGTTGAGTGCCGGCCGCGGGAGATCAACATGTTATTGAGAGAGCTGCTGTGGAATGCGATCTATTATGCGAGCGAGGGCAAGGCCAAAGATGTGCCTCGACTTGTGCTCATTAAGACAAGCGTTGCCGGTGATAAGGAATCTGTAACGGCATCCTTTTTGGACAACGGCAGAGGGATACCGAAGCAGTTGCGGGAGCACATTTTCGATCTCTTCTACACTACTAAACCTGAGGGCTTCGGCACGGGCCTGGGGCTTTCGGAATGTTACGCCATTGCCATGAGAAACGGAGGCAGTCTAGTTGTGGAGGACACGGGCCCCGAAGAGTCGCAGTTCTCGACCAAGATCACGTTGCGCCTCCCCGTGAGGGTTCGGTGA